The Chitinophagales bacterium region TTAGATGAAAATTATAAAGAACAATGGCTCAAAGCCGGAGACACAATTAGCCTTGAAATTGAGGGACTTGGCCGGCTTGACAATATCATTAAAGCAGAGCAAAGCAATTTTTCAATTATGAAAAAACTCAAAACATGAACTTAAAAAGTATTGATGCCAAGAGTATTGGCAACAGAGAATTATACGCATTATTAACCGGTACTGTAACGCCACGACCCATTGCCTGGGCCAGTACAATAGATAAAGAAGGAGCAGTAAATCTTGCGCCTTTCAGCTATTTTAATGTGTTTGGCTCCAATCCGCCCACACTTATTTTTTCGCCCAATAGAAGAGGGCGCGACCGAACAACAAAAAACACTTTTGACAATTTAATGGAAGTGCCGGAAGTAGTGATCAATATGGTCAGCTATGATATTGTACGACAAATGTCAATTACCAGTGTGGAATATGGCTCAGACATCAATGAATTTGAAAAAGCAGGGCTAACAATGCTGGAATCACAATCTATAAAACCCTATAGAGTAGCAGAATCCCCGGTGCAGTTTGAGTGTAAAGTCAATCAAATTGTTCCGGTAAGCTTAAGAGGAGGAGCACCCAATTTAATTATCTGTGAAGTGCAGCATATCCATTTAGATGAGTCCCTGATTAAAGCTGATGGCAAAATTGATTCCTCAAAACTGGATATCTGTGGGAGATTGGGAGGCGGAGAATATGTTCGGGTAAATGGCGATTCAATTTTCAGCATAGATCAACCGCCTACTACTATCAGCATGGGTTTTGATCAATTGCCGGAAAATATTCGAAACAGTAAAATACTCAGTGGAAGTGATTTGGCGCAATTGGCTTCTTTTGAGCAAATTCCTGCTAAAAAAGATTTAGAAAACATTAAAGTCAATGTTGAGGGGAATGCAGAGGAACAAGCTAAAACACTTATTGCCCAAAACAAATTGCTCGAAGCCTGGAAAGTTTTGCTCGACCCGGTATAAAACCAAAAGCAGTGACAGAAAACCGCAATCTGACAACAGCAATAGAGCGCGTCCAAAAATTGGCCGAGGGTTCTAAATTGCAGAGATTGCTGCATAATCCGCTTAAGTATTTCAATGCCTTATTTTTTGGAAAATTGATTTACCCACTGAATAAAAAAGGCAAACTCACAGCGTGCAAGAGTTTTTTTGACACTACAATAAATGTACTTTTACCCGCAGGAACTGATATTTATTTATTGGGCGCAAAAAGTCATAGTTCAGAAATTAAGTTGGCAAAATTTATTTGCAAAAACCTTCAGCACAATGCTGTTTTTATAGACATTGGGGCGCATTTCGGCTATTATTCTTTACTGGCCTCTAAAATTGTTGGCAAGCAGGGAAAAGTGGTCAGCATAGAGGCTTCAAAATCTATTTTTGAAGTTCTAAAGGAAAATGCAAGCAACGCTGAAAATCTATTGCTTTTCAATATGGCCTGTACGGATAAAAAGGAAGATGTTACTTTTTATGAATTTCCGGTCCTTTATTCAGAATACAACACACTTATGCCCGATCAATTTGAGTCTTCAGCCTGGACAAATAAAAACAAAGCACAAAAAATCAATGTGCAGGGAAATACCCTGGATGCATTTTTAAAACCTTTAAATTTAAAACCTGATTTTATAAAAATTGATGTGGAAGGTGCAGAAGACAAGGTGATTTCTGGTATGAAGTCAACACTGGAAAATAACCACCAGCTTATTATAGCCATGGAATACCTAAAAGAAACAAGACATAATACCGCCCATATTCAGGCCACCAAACTATTGCTTGAAGCCGGGTTTATACCACACATTATCTTAAATGATGCTAAGACTAAACCTGTAGCGGCTAATGAAATTCAATCCTATCTTGAAAGTAAGGATATGGAATCAGACAATATAATTTTTAAAAAACCAACACAATGAAAAGAGCAACAGGAATTGGCGGGATTTTCTTTAAGTGCAAAGACCCCGATAAAATAAAAGCCTGGTATAAAAAGCATCTGGGCTTAAATACCGATCAGTATGGAACCAGTTTTGAATGGCGACAAGCCGATGCCCCTGAGAAAAAAGGATTTTTGCAATGGAGTCCATTTTCCAATGATACCAAATATTTTGAACCATCTGATAGCCCTGTAATGATCAATTATAGGGTAGAAAATCTGGAAGCATTGGTAGAGGTATTGAAAAAAGAAGGCGTTGAAATATTGGACAAAATAGAAAGTTTTGAATATGGGAAATTTGTCCATATTTTGGATATTGAAGGCAATAAAATTGAGCTCTGGGAACCCAATGATATAGAATACGATAAAATTGTAGACGGGAGGACAAAATAGTCTTAAAGTGACCTATGCACTTCATGTTCACTCAAATTTTACCCCTAAGCTATTCTTTCTTAACTTTACTGCACTTTAAAAATTATTTTACTCATCTTACTAATTTACTAGTATTTAAAATTTAGCTTAAAATGAAATTCAATTACTTAGCCATTGTTTTGTCTTGTATTGTTGCTTTTTCTGCCTGCCAGGGAAATGACAAATCAAACCAGGAGAACGAAGAACCAAAAAACGAAGCTCCTGCTGAAGGGCAACAAGAAAATGAAGATGAAACAGCAGGTGAACAAGTTTATGATGAAGATTCTGATGACGAGAAATACCAAATGCAACAGCAAGAAATCACTAAAGTGGATGACAAGGAACTGAAGCAATTCGTTGCTGCTTTAAATGAAATACAAGTAATCAATCAGACCATCCAACAAGAAATGATAAGCGCAGTTGAAGCAGGTGGTTTAGAAGTAGAGCGATTTAGCGAAATACAACAATCACAACAATCTCCAGATATGGAATCTGATGTTACAGAGGAAGAACTCAAGCAATTTCAGGATGCTATTGTTGAACTTGAAAAAATACAGGGCGATGCAGAAAAAAGAATGAAACAAAAAATAGAAGACAACGGCCTTACTGAAAATAGGTACCGTGAAATCGGTGAGAGTTTGCAAAACAGTCCTGATTTACAAGCCAGGTTTCAGGAATTAATGGGACAGCAGCAACCACAACAGCCTGCTCAACCTCAATAAGCACCACAGTAAACAACCTCGGGGCAAGCCCACGAGGCATTTATTTGGAAAAAATATTTTTGATTACGAGGCAAGCCTCGGAGCACCCGCCTGCTTAGTCGGGCAGGTTCAAATCTCGATTATCGAGTAAAAATACAATTGCAGGTAAAATTAAGCTGTCTCAAAAACTTTTTTGAGGCAGCTTTTTTATTTTATCGACAAAGCAAAAAACACGCACATTAATTTAAACATAGTACTCCAACATAAGAATGAAAAAAATTATCTTTGAGCCATGCCGAAGGAATTAGAGATTTACAACAGTTTATCCAGAAAGAAAGAAGTATTTAAAGCCATTGATCCACCATTTTTAGGACTGTATGTGTGCGGCCCTACCGTGTATGGAGAACCCCACCTGGGACACGCCCGTTCTGCGGTTACTTTTGATATTGTATATCGATACCTTAAATATTTAGGCTACAAAGTGCGCTATGTACGCAATATCACCGATGTAGGCCACCTGGAAAACGACAGCGATGATGGTGAGGATAAAATTGCCAAAAAGGCGCGCCTGGAAAAAATAGAGCCTATGGAAGTGGTGCAGTTTTATACCATAAAATACCACGAATCCATGGATGCTTTAAATATTGAAAGACCAAGCATCGAGCCCAGTGCCAGCGGACACATTATGGAGCAAATTGAGCAGGTGCAAAAAATCCTGGACAATGGCTATGCCTATGAAGTAAATGGCTCTGTTTATTTTGATGTAAGCAAATATGCACAGGACTATCCCTATGGAAAATTGTCCGGCAAAAAACTGGAAGACTTACAGGCAGGCTCTAGAACCCTGGACGCCCAGGATGAAAAGCAAGCCCCCGAAGATTTTGCCCTTTGGAAAAAAGCCAACCCGGAACACATTATGAAGTGGAAATCGCCCTGGAGCCTCGGGTTTCCCGGCTGGCATATGGAATGCACAAGCATGAGCACCAAATATCTCGGGGAGACTTTTGACATTCACGGTGGTGGCATGGATTTACAATTCCCACATCACGAAGCGGAAATTGCCCAAAGCAATAGTGCTTGTGGCAAACCACCCTGCAACTATTGGATGCACAACAATATGCTCACCATCAATGGGAAAAAGATGGGCAAGTCACTAGGCAATTTTATCAATCTGGAAGAATTGTTCAATGGCACACACAAATTATTAGAGCAAGCATACCACCCAATGACAGTGCGCTTTTTTATGCTTCAGGCACATTACCGAAGCACCTTGGATTTTTCCAATGAAGCCCTTCAAGCCGCAGAAAAAGGTTTAAAGAGATTGATGCAGGCCCATCAGCTACTGATGAAACTGGAAACCGGAAATGAAAAAGATGCAGGTACTGAGGATAAAAATGTGCTTGAATCGCTGGAGCAGGCTGAAGCGCACCTGGCCGATGATTTTAATACGGCCCAATGCATTGCCCGGCTTTTTGACATTACACCGGTAATCAATAAGTTGAGTGAGCGTAAATTGCAATTGGCCAAATCAACAATTGAAACACTACAGAAAAAATTTGATGCCCTGGTTACTGATGTGCTTGGGCTGAAACCGATGGAGAGAGGAAATGAAGAAGTTGTTGATGGACTGATGAACCTGCTGATTGATATCAGAAAAGAAGCGCGTTTTAAAAAGGACTTTGCCACCTCCGATAAAATCAGGGACGATCTGGCCAAAGTGAATATTCAATTGAAAGATTCAAAAGAAGGAACAAGTTGGGAAATTACAGATTGAATATCCTTGCGGCTTGCCTAATATTGTTTTTTGCCTGTGCTTCAGACAAAGGAAACAATCAAAAATCATCTGCCCAAAAATCAGATAAAGCAGCACAACCAAAAGTTGATGTACCAAAATTTTCTGCCGACTCGGCTTATTATTTTGTAGACAAACAGGTGGGCTTTGGCCCGCGCGTTCCCAATACAGCAGAACATAAAGCCTGTGGTGATTGGTTGATCAGCAAGATGGAAAGCTGGGCAGACAATGTACATGTGCAAAAAGCTGAGCTTAAGGCCTTTAATGGTGAGATTTTAAAGGCGAGAAATATAATCGCTGAATTTAATCCACAGGCCAAAAAACGCATTATGCTGAGTGCGCATTGGGACACCCGTCCTTTTGCCGATCAGGATCCAAATGCTGCTGCCAGGGAAAAACCAATAGATGGCGCCAATGACGGTGCAAGCGGAGTAGGGGTATTGATGGAAATTGCACGGCAGCTCAGCCAACAAAAGCCAGAAATAGGAATAGATATTATATTCTGGGATGCCGAAGATTATGGACAGCCCGATGTGGATATGAAAAATCCACGCATGTCCGATTCCTATTGCCTGGGTTCGCAGTATTGGGCTAAAAACAAACACCGATCAAATTATACGGCAAAGTATGGCATTTTGCTCGATATGGTCGGGGCTGAAGATGCCACTTTCAGGCTGGAGGGACATTCCATGCAATTTGCCCCAACATTGAACCGAAAAATATGGAACAAGAGCATTGAACTGGGCTTCGGGCGCTATTTTATTCTGGAGGAAACACGCCCCATCATTGACGATCATTTTTACATTACACGGATAGCAAAAATCCCTACCATAGATATTATTGATCTGAAACCCCACAAAAGAATTCAGTTTGGGGATTTCTGGCATACCCATGATGATAATATGGAGATCATCAGCCCTGAAACGCTAAAGGCTGTGGGGCAAACTTTGCTTGAGGTTATTTATTTGGAGGACAAAGGTTTATTTTGATATAGTAGATTGCTTCTGCTCTTTTTAAACGCTTTAAAAAAGTAGCGTCATCCAGGATTTTCAGGTTAATAATATTTCAGCAGGTATTCTCAGTTCCTTATAGAGTATTTTCACCATTCTCAAAGTCAGGTTTCTTTTTCTATTCAGAATCTCACTCACCCTACTTTGACTACCGAGATATTTTACCATATCTGCTTTAGACATCCCCATTTGTTCCATCCTGAATTTTATGGCATCAACAGGATCAGGAGGTGCGATGGGGTAATGTTTCATTTCATATGCTTCACCCAAAGTAATTAGCAAATCCAGTTCATCGCCCTCAGGTGTATCCGTTTTTGCTCCCCACAATTCTTCAATTCTTTTGATTGACTCATTGTAGTCTTGTTCTGTCTTAATTGGTTTAATATCCATTGTCAAAAAGCATTAATAGTTTCCCGATTTGGGATATTTTTAAAAATTTAATTTCATTAATCACAATGGCTCATTCTGACCTTCAGTGCTTTCAATTTCAGGGAAAGTCTCAACCTCAAATTCGCGTAGATAATCCAGAACTTCCCAGTAGCTGTTGGAGGATGGGCTGCGCACTCTGTTGTTTAAAACGATAATTACAATTTCATTGTCCAAATCGCGAATAAAACAGGATTTATAGCCGCGCCACCATCCGAAATGATAAACCACACCGGGCATCGTTGTTTTTATGCGCCAGCCGAAACCATAGCTGTCAGAGCGTCTGCGTTTGGTGCCGGGAAGAAAGGCTTCCTCTAAAGTTTCTGCCGACATCAATTTTTCAGAGTACAATCCTCTATCAAATTTGTAAAGGTCTTCCACACTTGCAAAAACTCCTTTGTCACCCATTACCCCATTCAGGTAATCATCTGTCATTTTTATGGGGCGCTTTCTCCAGGAATGGTGTCCCATAGCCACGCTTTCCGGTTCTGCCACTTTCTCTACATTATACACAAATGCATTGTCCATTTTCAAGGGCTTAAAAATTTCTTCTTTCACAAATTCATCAAAAGGCTTTCCACTTGCTTCTGAAACAATATTTGCAAGCAAAGCGTAATTGGTGTTCAGGTAATTGAACATCCTATCCGGACTGAAATAAGTTGAGGGCTCATATTTTTTAAAAAGCTCCAACATTGCATCATTGGTCAGCGGCACATCAAAATCCCAGTTGCTGTGTGCCAGCGACATATACCTCGACAAGCCCGAACGGTGGTTCAACAAATGCCTTACAGTGATTCCTTCATAGGGAAAATCCGGCAGATAATTCTGAAGGGTAGAATCGTAATCCAGCACGCCACGTTCTTTCAGCATCATAATGGCAGTGGCTGTGAACATCTTGGAAACAGAAGCCAATTGAAAAGGAGTTTTAGTAGAAAGCGTATCCCTGCTATGCAAATTGCTGTAACCATAGGCACCTTTAAACAAAAGATTTCCACGCTCTGCCACCAATACACTGCCATTCAGCAAGCCCCTTTTATACAATCTCTCAAAATGATGGCGCAGCCATTCCTCTTTTTCCTTGATACGTTGCGTCTCAATAAAAATTTGGATTCTTTCCAGGTGTCCGGGCTTTCGAGCCGTGTTGGCTTCCACAATATCCTGGTGCTGCTGCCGGTTTTTTTCTGCATTCACAAACAAGGCATCCCAGGATGCAATCAAAATAATCCCTCCGCTAAGGAGTAAAATTGCTATTAAACTTTTCTTCATCATCGAGGGGCAAAAGAACTAATAATTGATCAATTCTGCCAATACAGTTTTTATACGTGTTTTGGGTAAAAAGTTATTTTCAAGATTTCCAGTGAAAGGAACAGGTGTATCCAAAGCCGCCACGCGCCTGGGCGGAGCATCCAAATATTCGAATAAATGTTCTGAAATATAGGCGCTGATATCCCCGCCAATGCCTCCTGTCAAAGTATCTTCATGCAAGATCAAAATTTTTCCGGTTTTTTTCACTGTTTCATTTATGGCCTCATAATCCAATGGTGCCAAACTGCGCAGGTCCAGAATCTCTATTGAATTTCCCTCAAACTCCCTGCTGATCTCTTCTGCCCAAACTACGGCAAGTCCATAGCAGATAATGCTGATCTCGTTTCCCTCCCGCACTTTTCTGGCCTTGCCAATTTCAGTATTGTAATAGCCCGAAGGTACTTCAGCACTTAAACTGCGATAAAGGAATTTGTGCTCAAAATACAAAACCGGATTCGGGTCTTCAACGGCAGCAATAAGCAGGCCTTTGGCATCTTCAGGAGTTGCTGGATAAACGATTTTCAAACCAGGCGTGTGAAAAAACCATGCTTCATTCGACTGGGAATGAAAAGGCCCGGCAGTAACCCCGGCTCCTGTGGGCATGCGAATCACACAATCAACATTCTGCCCCCAGCGATAATGCAGCTTGGCCATATTGTTTACCACCTGATTGAATCCAGTAGCGATAAAATCGGCAAACTGCATTTCCACTATGGGTTTCATTCCTTCCAGGCTAAGTCCAACTGCCGCCCCCAAAATGGCCGATTCGCAAAGCGGAGTATTCCGCACGCGGTCTTTCCCGTATTTCTCTACAAATCCCTGTGTGATTTTAAAAACACCTCCGTATTCCGCCACATCCTGGCCCATAATTACCAACTCATCATATTTTTTCATGACCTCATCAAGACCCTCAGAAATGGCATCGACAAAACGCATGTTTTTACTTTCAGAATCGGGAGCTGATTTTTTGAAAGTATAACTGCGATAGATATCATTCAGCTCTGTTTGTGTATTGGCTTCGGGAAAAGCTTTTTTTTCTGCCCGCTCCCAGGCTTTTTTAATTTCCCGGTCTATTCCTTCCCTGATTTCCTTTGCTTTTTCCTTACTCAAAAATGCTTCCTTAATCAGAAAGTTCTCATAATTCTCTACCGGGTCTTTTACTGCCCATTCTTCCATCAATTCCTCAGGCACATATTTCACACCCGATGCTTCCTCATGTCCGCGCATTCTGAAAGTCATACATTCTATCAGTACAGGCTCGGATTTTGCTCTTATTTCCTTCCCGATTTTTTTAATTGTGTGATAAACTTCCAATATATTGTTGCCGTCAATTTGCAGGCCGCGCATGCCATAACCAACAGCACGGTCTTTCAGGTGTTTGCAGTTGTATTGCTCATTTACCGGGGTTGACAAACCATAAGCATTGTTTTCAATGATAAATATGCAGGGCAATTGCCACACAGAGGCGATATTCAGTGCTTCGTGAAAATCGCCTTCTGAAGTGCCCCCGTCTCCCACAAATGCCACACTTAGCTTTTTTTCTTTTTTGAGCAAATGCGCCAGGGCAGTACCATTGGCAATGGTCATTTGTGGCCCCAAGTGCGAGATCATACCGGAAATGTGCAGTTCGGGTACACCAAAATGAAAAGAGCGGTCGCGGCTTTTGGTAAATCCGCTTTCCTTGCCCTGAAACTGGGAAAACAATCTTTGCAAATCTATTCCCCTGGAAGTAAACACTCCGAGATTGCGGTGCAGCGGCATGATCCATTCATCAGGTTTCAGGGCTTCTGCCACGCCCACCGCAATGGCTTCCTGTCCCATTCCGGCAAACCATTTGCTGACCTTCCCCTGTCGCAATAAAAGCAGCATTCTTTCTTCTATGCGCCTGGGCAATAGAATGGCTTTGTACAGCTCCAATAGCTCCTTCTTGCCTAAATTCCCGATATCGTATTGCAGCACAAAATGTGTTTTTCTTTGAAAGAAATTTCAGTTGTTGAAGATAGGAAATGTGGAATGAATTGGCTTATTGCAGGAAGAATTATCACCGAATCAAAGCCACCACCCCTCTGCGTTCTTCCACCTGGCCGCCCAGGGTTTCAACACGCAGGTAATAGACATAACCGCCCATGGGTTGTTTTTCACCATTGTAAGAGCCATCCCAACCGGCAATTTGCCGTTCTGTTTGAAAGATGCGCTTGCCATAGCGATCGAAGATCATAAATTCATAAAAGGCCAGTTCCCTGAAAAGCAGTACCGGTTTGAAAGTGCTGTTTTCTCCCGAGGGCACAAATGCATTGGGGATATAAATTACTGGTGGCTGTTCTATACACAGCTGATTTGAACGGCTTTCTTTGATCTCTGAAATACTCAAGCCCGGAATATTCAATTGATAGCGCGCTTCAGCTACATAGCAATAACGGCCATCATCAGAAGGCTGAGTGCCTACCTCATCTTTATAAAAAAGGTCTTCGGATGGTGAAAAGTCCTGAAGCGAAACCTCATTTCCCCTTGAGTTTATCCTGAACAATTTATAACTGAGCACAGTGGCGTTTTCCATTTCAAAGGCATTCCAGCGCAAATCATTTTCTACGGGAGAGGCATTGTCAATTTCTTCTAAAAGCATGGTTCTGCCGTAGGTAGATTCCTTTTCAAGATCACAATCATCAATACTACCTACAGTGTAGTAATAGCTAAAGCGTTGAGATATTGCTGTAGGGTCGGTATAATCATTTGAAAAAGCAACAGGATTTCCGGCAGCTAAAGAATCAATAGCTGTGGTATTTTGATCTTTTCCTCTTTTGATCAAAAACTGAGAGATATCTGCAGAAGTATCGATCACCCAGTCCAGTTCTACGGCATCATTGGCATTTACGGTCAATCCTGTCAGGTAATTATAGGCTGTGGAACTCACCTGGTCTAAAAAGAGGCAAAGTTCATTGGACACAGATACAGGCGATCCATCCTCATGAATTGCGTGGATATTGAAACAGATTTGATTGCCGGAGATATTATCAAGCGGAAAATCGTATTGTGCCCGCACATCATCAGCCGATCCTGAAGGAAACATAGATTCGGGATTTACGGAAATAGTTTCTGGTGTTGCACTATCTACAGAATATACAATTTGATATTCCAGCACTTCAGACCAGTTGATGTATTTGTTCCATTCGAGGATCAATGCTCCGTCACAGGGATCTGCGGAAGTTGGTTGACTAAGATAGACAGTTTGGTGCTGGGGTTCATAAGCAGTTTCGTCTCCACAACCATTCACGCCCTGGATACTATAGGAGTATGATTGTGAATTAGGATCTGCGCCATTGTCTGTAAAAATTATTGTCGTGCGTCCATTTACTGTAT contains the following coding sequences:
- a CDS encoding flavin reductase family protein — protein: MNLKSIDAKSIGNRELYALLTGTVTPRPIAWASTIDKEGAVNLAPFSYFNVFGSNPPTLIFSPNRRGRDRTTKNTFDNLMEVPEVVINMVSYDIVRQMSITSVEYGSDINEFEKAGLTMLESQSIKPYRVAESPVQFECKVNQIVPVSLRGGAPNLIICEVQHIHLDESLIKADGKIDSSKLDICGRLGGGEYVRVNGDSIFSIDQPPTTISMGFDQLPENIRNSKILSGSDLAQLASFEQIPAKKDLENIKVNVEGNAEEQAKTLIAQNKLLEAWKVLLDPV
- a CDS encoding FkbM family methyltransferase, giving the protein MTENRNLTTAIERVQKLAEGSKLQRLLHNPLKYFNALFFGKLIYPLNKKGKLTACKSFFDTTINVLLPAGTDIYLLGAKSHSSEIKLAKFICKNLQHNAVFIDIGAHFGYYSLLASKIVGKQGKVVSIEASKSIFEVLKENASNAENLLLFNMACTDKKEDVTFYEFPVLYSEYNTLMPDQFESSAWTNKNKAQKINVQGNTLDAFLKPLNLKPDFIKIDVEGAEDKVISGMKSTLENNHQLIIAMEYLKETRHNTAHIQATKLLLEAGFIPHIILNDAKTKPVAANEIQSYLESKDMESDNIIFKKPTQ
- a CDS encoding VOC family protein; the protein is MKRATGIGGIFFKCKDPDKIKAWYKKHLGLNTDQYGTSFEWRQADAPEKKGFLQWSPFSNDTKYFEPSDSPVMINYRVENLEALVEVLKKEGVEILDKIESFEYGKFVHILDIEGNKIELWEPNDIEYDKIVDGRTK
- a CDS encoding DUF4168 domain-containing protein, with the protein product MKFNYLAIVLSCIVAFSACQGNDKSNQENEEPKNEAPAEGQQENEDETAGEQVYDEDSDDEKYQMQQQEITKVDDKELKQFVAALNEIQVINQTIQQEMISAVEAGGLEVERFSEIQQSQQSPDMESDVTEEELKQFQDAIVELEKIQGDAEKRMKQKIEDNGLTENRYREIGESLQNSPDLQARFQELMGQQQPQQPAQPQ
- the cysS gene encoding cysteine--tRNA ligase; translated protein: MPKELEIYNSLSRKKEVFKAIDPPFLGLYVCGPTVYGEPHLGHARSAVTFDIVYRYLKYLGYKVRYVRNITDVGHLENDSDDGEDKIAKKARLEKIEPMEVVQFYTIKYHESMDALNIERPSIEPSASGHIMEQIEQVQKILDNGYAYEVNGSVYFDVSKYAQDYPYGKLSGKKLEDLQAGSRTLDAQDEKQAPEDFALWKKANPEHIMKWKSPWSLGFPGWHMECTSMSTKYLGETFDIHGGGMDLQFPHHEAEIAQSNSACGKPPCNYWMHNNMLTINGKKMGKSLGNFINLEELFNGTHKLLEQAYHPMTVRFFMLQAHYRSTLDFSNEALQAAEKGLKRLMQAHQLLMKLETGNEKDAGTEDKNVLESLEQAEAHLADDFNTAQCIARLFDITPVINKLSERKLQLAKSTIETLQKKFDALVTDVLGLKPMERGNEEVVDGLMNLLIDIRKEARFKKDFATSDKIRDDLAKVNIQLKDSKEGTSWEITD
- a CDS encoding M28 family peptidase, whose translation is MGNYRLNILAACLILFFACASDKGNNQKSSAQKSDKAAQPKVDVPKFSADSAYYFVDKQVGFGPRVPNTAEHKACGDWLISKMESWADNVHVQKAELKAFNGEILKARNIIAEFNPQAKKRIMLSAHWDTRPFADQDPNAAAREKPIDGANDGASGVGVLMEIARQLSQQKPEIGIDIIFWDAEDYGQPDVDMKNPRMSDSYCLGSQYWAKNKHRSNYTAKYGILLDMVGAEDATFRLEGHSMQFAPTLNRKIWNKSIELGFGRYFILEETRPIIDDHFYITRIAKIPTIDIIDLKPHKRIQFGDFWHTHDDNMEIISPETLKAVGQTLLEVIYLEDKGLF
- a CDS encoding helix-turn-helix domain-containing protein, yielding MDIKPIKTEQDYNESIKRIEELWGAKTDTPEGDELDLLITLGEAYEMKHYPIAPPDPVDAIKFRMEQMGMSKADMVKYLGSQSRVSEILNRKRNLTLRMVKILYKELRIPAEILLT
- a CDS encoding serine hydrolase domain-containing protein yields the protein MMKKSLIAILLLSGGIILIASWDALFVNAEKNRQQHQDIVEANTARKPGHLERIQIFIETQRIKEKEEWLRHHFERLYKRGLLNGSVLVAERGNLLFKGAYGYSNLHSRDTLSTKTPFQLASVSKMFTATAIMMLKERGVLDYDSTLQNYLPDFPYEGITVRHLLNHRSGLSRYMSLAHSNWDFDVPLTNDAMLELFKKYEPSTYFSPDRMFNYLNTNYALLANIVSEASGKPFDEFVKEEIFKPLKMDNAFVYNVEKVAEPESVAMGHHSWRKRPIKMTDDYLNGVMGDKGVFASVEDLYKFDRGLYSEKLMSAETLEEAFLPGTKRRRSDSYGFGWRIKTTMPGVVYHFGWWRGYKSCFIRDLDNEIVIIVLNNRVRSPSSNSYWEVLDYLREFEVETFPEIESTEGQNEPL
- a CDS encoding dehydrogenase E1 component subunit alpha/beta, whose amino-acid sequence is MLQYDIGNLGKKELLELYKAILLPRRIEERMLLLLRQGKVSKWFAGMGQEAIAVGVAEALKPDEWIMPLHRNLGVFTSRGIDLQRLFSQFQGKESGFTKSRDRSFHFGVPELHISGMISHLGPQMTIANGTALAHLLKKEKKLSVAFVGDGGTSEGDFHEALNIASVWQLPCIFIIENNAYGLSTPVNEQYNCKHLKDRAVGYGMRGLQIDGNNILEVYHTIKKIGKEIRAKSEPVLIECMTFRMRGHEEASGVKYVPEELMEEWAVKDPVENYENFLIKEAFLSKEKAKEIREGIDREIKKAWERAEKKAFPEANTQTELNDIYRSYTFKKSAPDSESKNMRFVDAISEGLDEVMKKYDELVIMGQDVAEYGGVFKITQGFVEKYGKDRVRNTPLCESAILGAAVGLSLEGMKPIVEMQFADFIATGFNQVVNNMAKLHYRWGQNVDCVIRMPTGAGVTAGPFHSQSNEAWFFHTPGLKIVYPATPEDAKGLLIAAVEDPNPVLYFEHKFLYRSLSAEVPSGYYNTEIGKARKVREGNEISIICYGLAVVWAEEISREFEGNSIEILDLRSLAPLDYEAINETVKKTGKILILHEDTLTGGIGGDISAYISEHLFEYLDAPPRRVAALDTPVPFTGNLENNFLPKTRIKTVLAELINY
- a CDS encoding T9SS type B sorting domain-containing protein, which translates into the protein MAQVIDPPQINCVTTDENNGDVSISWTPAALDPCGPFERYVIMGATNPGGPYQVVGTITDPSTVSFVHTGANGTVVDWYYIMFTEQDCMGATIDTSAEYSEEVFYSPTLEYVTVNSDGEVEIHWEASSSSQTVGYIISYFTGLAGNPPLPQYNAIDTVNGRTTIIFTDNGADPNSQSYSYSIQGVNGCGDETAYEPQHQTVYLSQPTSADPCDGALILEWNKYINWSEVLEYQIVYSVDSATPETISVNPESMFPSGSADDVRAQYDFPLDNISGNQICFNIHAIHEDGSPVSVSNELCLFLDQVSSTAYNYLTGLTVNANDAVELDWVIDTSADISQFLIKRGKDQNTTAIDSLAAGNPVAFSNDYTDPTAISQRFSYYYTVGSIDDCDLEKESTYGRTMLLEEIDNASPVENDLRWNAFEMENATVLSYKLFRINSRGNEVSLQDFSPSEDLFYKDEVGTQPSDDGRYCYVAEARYQLNIPGLSISEIKESRSNQLCIEQPPVIYIPNAFVPSGENSTFKPVLLFRELAFYEFMIFDRYGKRIFQTERQIAGWDGSYNGEKQPMGGYVYYLRVETLGGQVEERRGVVALIR